In Zobellia roscoffensis, the following are encoded in one genomic region:
- a CDS encoding 3-phosphoshikimate 1-carboxyvinyltransferase, producing MKLHLSAPSNTLLQNNIQITGSKSESNRSLLLQALYSNISIENLSNSDDAEVMQKGLKIENGVVDIHHAGTAMRFLTSYFASQEGKEVTLTGSQRMTERPVKVLVEALQELGAEITYEKNEGYPPIRIKGKKLNESKVSLPANISSQYISSLLLTAPSLKNGLELELVGKITSVPYIKMTLALLSQIGVENSFEGNTIKVSPKANVANINLVVESDWSSASYYYSIVALSDVGSEITLSAYKSSSLQGDSVLQELYTEFGVETQFVGNTVVLRKVEMPKEQKVEFDLSNAPDIAQTIAVTCFGLGMECHLTGLHTLKIKETDRLEALHTELSKLGASISVTDKDLTLNVSNTLNVDVAIDTYNDHRMAMAFAPLALKTPLFVNDAEVVSKSYPDFWRDLEKLGFISKSV from the coding sequence TTGAAACTACATCTATCCGCCCCGTCAAATACGCTATTGCAGAACAACATACAGATTACCGGCTCTAAAAGTGAGTCTAATCGGTCTCTTTTGTTGCAGGCATTGTACTCAAATATAAGTATTGAAAATCTCTCTAATTCTGATGATGCAGAGGTGATGCAAAAAGGACTTAAAATTGAAAACGGAGTAGTGGATATTCATCATGCGGGTACTGCAATGCGTTTTTTAACAAGTTATTTTGCTTCTCAAGAGGGAAAAGAAGTAACTCTTACGGGTTCTCAACGTATGACTGAAAGGCCGGTAAAAGTTTTGGTGGAAGCGCTTCAGGAGTTAGGTGCGGAAATAACCTATGAAAAAAATGAAGGGTATCCGCCCATTCGTATCAAGGGTAAAAAGTTAAATGAAAGCAAAGTAAGCCTTCCCGCCAATATCAGTAGTCAGTACATTTCATCACTTTTATTAACGGCGCCTAGTCTTAAGAACGGATTGGAACTGGAGCTTGTTGGGAAAATCACTTCTGTGCCATACATAAAAATGACGCTGGCCCTGTTATCTCAAATAGGAGTTGAGAATTCTTTTGAGGGAAATACCATAAAAGTATCACCTAAAGCAAACGTAGCGAATATTAATTTAGTGGTAGAGTCAGATTGGAGTTCTGCATCCTATTATTACAGTATTGTAGCATTGAGCGATGTAGGTAGTGAAATTACTCTTTCCGCATATAAGAGTTCTAGCTTACAGGGAGATAGTGTGCTCCAGGAATTGTATACGGAGTTTGGGGTTGAAACTCAATTTGTTGGAAATACGGTAGTTCTTCGTAAAGTTGAAATGCCAAAAGAACAAAAAGTTGAGTTTGATTTAAGTAATGCACCGGATATTGCCCAAACTATAGCGGTAACTTGCTTTGGACTAGGAATGGAGTGTCATTTAACGGGCTTGCATACCCTTAAAATAAAAGAAACCGATCGTTTGGAAGCGCTGCATACGGAGCTATCAAAACTTGGAGCTAGTATTTCTGTAACTGATAAAGATTTGACATTAAACGTCTCTAACACTTTGAATGTTGATGTGGCCATAGATACATATAATGACCATAGAATGGCTATGGCTTTTGCTCCTTTGGCTCTTAAAACACCTTTATTCGTGAACGACGCCGAGGTGGTTTCAAAATCCTACCCGGATTTTTGGAGAGACCTTGAGAAATTGGGGTTTATTTCTAAATCAGTATAA
- a CDS encoding polyprenyl synthetase family protein, which produces MKIVAQIKEPVNHEMELFETKFREAMSSKVALLNRITYYIVNRKGKQMRPMFVFLTAKMINNGEVNERTYRGASVIELIHTATLVHDDVVDESNKRRGFFSINALWKNKIAVLVGDYLLSKGLLLSIDNEDFDLLKIISVAVREMSEGELLQIEKARRLDITEEVYYNIIRQKTATLIAACCSLGACSVQPESTDVETFRKFGELCGMAFQIKDDLFDYGEDKIGKPTGIDIKEQKMTLPLIHTLNTCSKKDKKWLINSVKNHNKDKRRVKEVITFVRANGGLDYAVKKMLYFKEEALKILATYPESEYRDSLELMVNYVVDRKK; this is translated from the coding sequence TTGAAAATAGTAGCGCAAATAAAAGAACCCGTAAACCATGAAATGGAACTTTTCGAGACAAAGTTCCGTGAGGCGATGTCTTCAAAAGTGGCGTTATTGAACCGTATTACGTATTATATTGTTAATCGTAAAGGGAAGCAAATGCGACCCATGTTTGTTTTTCTTACTGCAAAAATGATTAACAATGGTGAGGTCAATGAGCGCACGTATCGTGGCGCATCGGTTATTGAGTTGATTCATACCGCCACATTAGTGCATGATGATGTTGTTGATGAAAGTAACAAGCGTAGAGGTTTTTTTTCTATAAATGCACTCTGGAAAAATAAGATTGCTGTATTGGTGGGTGATTATCTTTTGTCAAAAGGTCTTTTACTTTCTATTGATAATGAAGATTTTGACCTCCTAAAAATTATTTCGGTTGCTGTACGGGAAATGAGCGAAGGTGAATTGTTGCAGATTGAAAAAGCACGTAGGCTAGATATCACCGAAGAGGTATACTATAATATTATCCGTCAAAAAACGGCAACACTAATTGCGGCTTGTTGTAGTTTAGGGGCGTGTTCCGTTCAGCCAGAATCTACTGATGTAGAGACTTTTCGTAAATTCGGCGAACTCTGCGGTATGGCCTTTCAGATAAAAGATGACCTGTTTGATTATGGTGAAGATAAAATAGGGAAGCCTACAGGAATTGATATTAAAGAGCAAAAAATGACCTTGCCTCTGATTCATACACTTAATACATGCTCAAAAAAAGATAAAAAGTGGCTTATTAATTCCGTTAAGAATCATAATAAAGATAAAAGACGGGTTAAAGAGGTAATTACTTTTGTTAGGGCTAACGGAGGATTAGATTATGCCGTGAAAAAGATGTTATACTTTAAAGAAGAGGCATTAAAGATATTGGCTACTTACCCTGAGTCCGAATATAGGGACTCTCTGGAATTGATGGTGAATTATGTAGTGGATCGCAAAAAGTAG
- the queA gene encoding tRNA preQ1(34) S-adenosylmethionine ribosyltransferase-isomerase QueA, translated as MKLSHFNFELPDNLLAEYPAENRDESKLMVIHRETGKIEHKMFKDLINYFDEGDVMVLNNTKVFPARLYGNKEKTGARIEVFLLRELNEEQRLWDVLVDPARKIRIGNKLYFGEDETLVAEVIDNTTSRGRTLRFLYDGSYIDFRRKLRDLGQTPLPKYIKRDVEPEDEERYQTIYAKHEGAVAAPTAGLHFSKHLLKRLEIKGVDFAEVTLHVGLGTFNPVEVEDLSKHKMDSEELVIDEKATEIVNSAKLKKKRICAVGTTVMRGLESAVSSGHTLNTFDGWTNKFIFPPYEFSIANCMVTNFHLPKSTLLMMVSAFIGHDLMKKSYKEAILEQYKFYSYGDAMLII; from the coding sequence ATGAAACTATCGCACTTCAATTTTGAATTACCTGATAATTTATTGGCCGAGTATCCTGCTGAAAATAGGGATGAGTCCAAATTAATGGTTATTCACCGTGAAACCGGAAAAATAGAACATAAAATGTTCAAAGACCTTATCAACTATTTTGATGAAGGCGATGTAATGGTTTTGAACAATACCAAAGTTTTTCCTGCGCGTTTATATGGTAATAAGGAAAAAACAGGTGCTAGAATCGAGGTATTCTTATTAAGGGAATTAAACGAAGAACAACGCCTATGGGATGTTCTTGTTGATCCGGCTCGTAAAATACGTATCGGGAACAAATTGTATTTTGGAGAAGATGAGACGTTAGTAGCTGAGGTTATTGATAATACTACATCTAGAGGTAGAACATTGCGTTTTCTTTATGATGGTTCGTATATCGATTTCAGAAGAAAACTTCGTGATTTAGGTCAGACGCCGTTGCCAAAATATATAAAGAGAGATGTAGAGCCAGAAGATGAAGAGCGCTACCAAACTATTTATGCCAAGCATGAAGGGGCTGTAGCGGCACCAACTGCTGGTCTTCACTTCTCAAAACATTTATTAAAGCGTCTTGAGATCAAAGGTGTTGATTTTGCAGAAGTAACACTTCACGTTGGTTTAGGTACTTTTAACCCTGTGGAGGTTGAAGATTTGTCTAAACACAAAATGGATAGTGAAGAGCTTGTTATAGACGAGAAAGCTACAGAAATAGTGAACAGCGCTAAATTGAAAAAGAAACGTATATGTGCTGTAGGTACTACGGTAATGCGCGGACTTGAGAGTGCTGTTTCTTCGGGTCATACTTTGAATACGTTTGACGGGTGGACAAATAAATTTATTTTCCCTCCATATGAGTTCAGTATTGCTAATTGTATGGTGACGAATTTTCATTTGCCAAAATCTACTTTATTGATGATGGTATCTGCGTTTATTGGCCATGATTTAATGAAAAAATCGTACAAGGAAGCCATTTTAGAACAATACAAGTTCTATTCTTATGGTGACGCGATGTTAATAATCTAA
- the dnaG gene encoding DNA primase, with protein sequence MISKTTIDKVYETARLEEVIGDFVQLKKSGSNFKGLSPFSDERSPSFMVSPVKQIWKDFSSGKGGNVVAFLMEHEHFTYPEAIKYLAKKYNIEIEETERTDEQKQEANERESMYLVSEFAQEHFAHMLWDTELGKAIGLSYFKERGFTEETIKQFNLGYCLDQWDGFTKAAFDNGYKLKYLEQTGLTIVKQDAQNPNSPKTFDRFKGRVMFPIHSMSGRVLGFGGRILGNDKKAAKYLNSPESDIYHKSKVLYGIYHAKQAIAKEDNCYLVEGYTDVIQFYQRGIHNVVSSSGTALTPEQIRLINRLTKNITVLFDGDAAGLRASLRGIDLILEQGMNVKVCTFPEGEDPDSFSKNNALEDVQQYLEEKSQDFIQFKAGLLAQEAANDPIKRADTVRDIVQSISKIPDAIKREIYIQECANIMKVSEGVLFTTLAQMGKKGTSDTSKKQKPEQKAFDVVKNEEPEEKVDVQYLLERKIIELLLLYGSEKEEFEDLVLKESEAGDLVLEPESIEAKVYEKIFLDLQDDEIELANEQFRQIYYKLIEALNQDTGFTISTFLSGLDQQLVSEISSILMEEEKYVLHSWERKDIYPKEKKVGVAQLVSETILTLRCFLIKKRMIALQDNTKESQQDHRETLEEIMNYLQLNKLLNKKLNRVFS encoded by the coding sequence TTGATTTCAAAAACAACAATTGATAAAGTCTACGAAACTGCCCGTTTAGAGGAGGTTATCGGAGATTTTGTGCAACTCAAAAAATCAGGTTCTAATTTTAAAGGTCTTAGTCCGTTTTCAGATGAGAGGTCGCCAAGTTTTATGGTATCTCCTGTGAAACAAATTTGGAAAGATTTTAGTAGCGGGAAAGGTGGTAATGTAGTAGCCTTTTTAATGGAACATGAACATTTTACCTATCCTGAGGCTATAAAGTATTTGGCTAAGAAGTATAATATTGAAATAGAAGAGACGGAGCGTACGGACGAGCAAAAACAAGAAGCAAATGAACGTGAAAGCATGTATTTGGTTTCAGAGTTTGCCCAAGAGCATTTTGCTCATATGCTTTGGGATACTGAATTAGGGAAGGCCATAGGACTTAGTTACTTTAAGGAGAGAGGTTTTACAGAAGAAACCATAAAGCAATTCAATCTAGGATATTGCCTTGACCAATGGGATGGTTTTACAAAAGCGGCTTTTGATAATGGGTACAAACTAAAATACTTAGAACAAACAGGGCTAACTATTGTTAAGCAAGACGCTCAGAACCCCAATAGCCCTAAAACATTTGATCGGTTTAAAGGAAGAGTGATGTTTCCAATACATTCTATGAGTGGTAGGGTACTTGGTTTTGGAGGACGTATTTTAGGTAATGATAAAAAAGCTGCTAAGTATCTAAATTCTCCAGAAAGCGATATTTATCATAAGAGTAAGGTGCTTTATGGTATTTATCATGCCAAACAAGCTATAGCTAAAGAAGATAATTGTTATTTGGTAGAAGGGTATACAGATGTTATTCAGTTTTACCAAAGAGGTATTCATAATGTGGTATCATCAAGTGGTACGGCGTTAACACCAGAGCAGATTCGCTTAATTAATAGGCTTACTAAAAATATCACCGTTCTTTTTGATGGTGATGCGGCAGGTTTAAGAGCATCGCTTCGCGGAATCGATTTGATTTTGGAGCAGGGGATGAACGTTAAGGTCTGTACTTTTCCTGAAGGAGAAGACCCGGACAGTTTTTCAAAAAATAATGCACTAGAAGATGTACAGCAATATTTAGAGGAGAAATCACAGGATTTTATTCAGTTCAAAGCTGGTTTGTTGGCACAAGAAGCAGCAAATGACCCTATAAAAAGAGCGGATACGGTTAGGGATATTGTCCAGAGTATATCCAAGATACCGGATGCTATCAAGCGCGAAATCTACATTCAGGAATGTGCTAATATCATGAAGGTGTCGGAAGGTGTGTTGTTTACAACATTGGCCCAAATGGGTAAAAAAGGGACTTCTGATACTTCAAAAAAACAAAAACCGGAGCAGAAAGCGTTTGATGTTGTAAAAAATGAAGAGCCTGAAGAAAAGGTAGATGTACAGTATTTGTTAGAGCGAAAAATTATTGAGCTTTTGCTGTTGTACGGAAGTGAAAAAGAAGAGTTTGAAGATTTGGTGCTCAAGGAAAGTGAAGCTGGTGATTTGGTGTTGGAACCGGAATCTATAGAAGCCAAGGTCTACGAGAAGATTTTTTTAGATTTACAAGATGATGAGATTGAATTAGCTAATGAGCAATTTAGGCAGATTTATTACAAGCTTATTGAAGCATTAAATCAAGATACAGGTTTTACTATTAGTACGTTCTTAAGTGGGCTAGATCAGCAATTGGTATCTGAAATATCCTCCATTTTAATGGAGGAAGAAAAATACGTATTACACAGTTGGGAAAGAAAAGATATCTACCCAAAAGAAAAGAAAGTAGGCGTAGCGCAATTGGTTAGTGAGACTATTTTAACATTACGCTGCTTCCTAATAAAAAAGAGGATGATTGCTTTACAGGATAATACAAAGGAAAGTCAGCAAGACCACAGGGAAACTCTAGAGGAAATCATGAACTATTTGCAGCTCAATAAATTGCTTAACAAAAAGTTGAACCGCGTTTTTTCTTAA
- the rsgA gene encoding ribosome small subunit-dependent GTPase A, translated as MKGTVYKSTGSWYTVKAQDGEFYECRIKGKFRIQGIKSTNPIAVGDVVSFKIEQLGDDTVGTIHSIEDRKNYIIRKSVNLSKQTHIIAANLDQVFLLVTLNNPTTYTIFIDRFLATAEAYDIPAILLFNKVDAYTIEELAEIKYLAELYRNVGYTCVGISAKSGKNVDKVKEMMVGKTSMFAGHSGAGKSTLVNALEPKLELKTTEISEQHLQGQHTTTFAEMFDLDFGARIIDTPGIKGFGIVDMEKEEIGDYFPEFFELKGECKFNNCLHLDEPKCAVKEALENEEVAWSRYRSYVQMVTGEEENYRVDIHDTKK; from the coding sequence ATGAAAGGAACTGTATATAAATCTACCGGAAGTTGGTATACCGTGAAAGCGCAAGACGGCGAATTTTACGAATGCCGTATTAAAGGTAAATTTAGAATTCAGGGTATAAAGAGTACGAATCCCATTGCTGTAGGTGACGTAGTGTCTTTTAAAATAGAGCAACTGGGTGATGATACAGTGGGTACCATACACAGTATTGAAGACCGTAAGAATTATATCATTAGAAAATCGGTCAACCTTTCTAAACAAACGCATATTATTGCGGCCAATTTGGATCAGGTCTTTTTGCTGGTTACTTTAAACAACCCTACTACTTATACCATTTTTATAGATCGATTTTTGGCTACCGCCGAAGCGTATGATATTCCTGCCATTTTATTGTTCAATAAAGTGGATGCCTATACAATTGAAGAATTAGCGGAAATAAAATATCTGGCCGAGTTGTACAGAAACGTTGGGTATACCTGTGTTGGTATTTCTGCGAAGTCCGGTAAAAATGTGGACAAAGTGAAAGAAATGATGGTGGGTAAGACCAGCATGTTTGCAGGGCACTCCGGAGCTGGTAAATCTACGTTGGTCAATGCGCTAGAACCCAAATTAGAATTAAAGACCACTGAAATCTCTGAACAACATCTTCAAGGGCAGCATACCACTACGTTCGCAGAAATGTTCGATTTAGACTTTGGTGCTCGTATTATTGACACTCCCGGTATTAAAGGCTTTGGAATTGTAGACATGGAAAAAGAGGAAATTGGGGACTATTTTCCTGAGTTCTTTGAATTGAAAGGAGAGTGTAAATTCAACAATTGTCTTCACTTAGATGAACCTAAATGTGCCGTAAAAGAAGCATTGGAAAATGAAGAAGTAGCATGGAGCCGTTACCGAAGCTATGTGCAGATGGTAACTGGAGAAGAAGAGAATTACAGAGTAGATATTCACGACACAAAAAAGTAA
- the rlmN gene encoding 23S rRNA (adenine(2503)-C(2))-methyltransferase RlmN, producing MKTQKKDIRALTKEQLREFFVSNGDKAFRGNQVYEWLWQKAAHSFEGMTNISKETRDMLEANFVINHIKVDQMQRSNDGTIKNAVRLHDDLVVESVLIPTKTRTTACVSSQVGCSLDCRFCATSRLKRMRNLNPDEIYDQVVAIDNESRLYFEKPLSNIVFMGMGEPLMNYNNVLKAIDKITSPEGLGMSPKRITVSTSGVPKMIRKMADDEVKFKLAVSLHSAIDEIRTSIMPFNATFTLTDLREALEYWYAKTKSRITYEYVVWQGINDAQKDVDALVNFCRFAPSKVNLIEYNPIDDGEFQQAANSAIDMYVNTLERNGIVVTVRRSRGKDIDAACGQLANKQ from the coding sequence GTGAAGACACAAAAGAAAGACATACGGGCACTTACCAAAGAACAATTGAGGGAGTTTTTTGTTTCCAATGGAGATAAAGCTTTTAGGGGCAATCAAGTGTATGAATGGCTTTGGCAGAAAGCGGCACATTCTTTTGAAGGAATGACCAATATCTCAAAGGAGACGAGAGATATGTTGGAAGCCAATTTTGTGATCAATCACATTAAGGTAGATCAAATGCAACGCAGTAATGACGGTACAATTAAAAATGCCGTACGTCTGCATGATGATTTAGTTGTAGAATCAGTGCTTATACCAACTAAAACCAGGACAACAGCCTGTGTTTCAAGTCAGGTGGGTTGTAGCTTGGATTGTCGGTTTTGTGCTACATCTCGTTTAAAAAGAATGCGGAACTTGAATCCTGATGAAATTTATGATCAAGTAGTAGCAATTGACAATGAGAGTCGTTTGTATTTTGAAAAACCGCTGAGCAATATTGTGTTTATGGGTATGGGAGAGCCACTCATGAACTATAACAATGTATTAAAGGCTATTGATAAGATTACCTCTCCGGAAGGTTTGGGTATGTCTCCCAAGCGTATTACGGTCTCAACTTCTGGTGTGCCCAAGATGATACGTAAAATGGCAGATGATGAGGTGAAGTTCAAATTGGCAGTTTCCTTACATTCCGCAATTGATGAGATCCGTACTTCTATCATGCCGTTTAATGCCACTTTTACGCTTACTGATTTACGAGAAGCGTTAGAATATTGGTATGCCAAGACAAAAAGTAGAATTACTTATGAGTATGTTGTTTGGCAAGGTATCAATGATGCTCAAAAGGATGTAGATGCTTTAGTGAATTTCTGCAGGTTTGCACCTTCAAAAGTGAACCTAATTGAATATAACCCCATAGATGACGGGGAGTTTCAGCAGGCCGCAAATAGTGCCATTGATATGTATGTGAATACGTTGGAAAGAAATGGTATTGTAGTAACTGTTAGGAGGTCTAGAGGTAAGGATATTGATGCAGCTTGTGGTCAGCTGGCTAATAAGCAATAA
- a CDS encoding PQQ-dependent sugar dehydrogenase, translating into MKKTVLLILVGLAFMACKETKNVSKEEKEELSNSGSTTVETAIGPLELVAPFSSKSVTKESKIIDWPKGKTPIAPEGFNVSRFADGLKHPRWTYIAPNKDIFVAESDTKNSANQITLLRDSDQDGTVDERHIFKEGLNQNFGMLVIDDFFYVANTNGLYRYPYKAGQEKLEGDGEKIVELSASGYNNHWTRNIITNQDRNKIYISVGSASNVGEQGMEKEERRANILEVNLDGTGEIIYAAGLRNPVGMDWNPVTGELWTAVNERDKIGNNLVPDYITSVEKGGWYGWPYSYYGSVKDPRWEDDPHQDMVDKAIVPDVPVGNHTASLGLTFYGADQFPSKYKNGAFVGQHGSWNRAVFSGYKVIFVPFVDGKPQPPEDFLNGFIADEEASEVYGRPVCVAVATDGALLVNDDDGGIIWRIAAK; encoded by the coding sequence ATGAAAAAAACAGTACTACTCATATTAGTTGGTCTTGCGTTTATGGCATGTAAGGAAACAAAAAATGTTTCAAAAGAAGAAAAAGAAGAATTGTCCAATAGCGGTTCTACTACCGTTGAAACGGCCATAGGTCCTTTAGAACTTGTAGCGCCTTTTTCATCTAAATCGGTTACCAAGGAAAGCAAAATAATAGATTGGCCCAAGGGCAAGACTCCAATAGCACCAGAAGGCTTTAATGTGTCTCGGTTTGCAGATGGACTAAAGCATCCTAGATGGACGTACATTGCGCCTAATAAAGACATATTTGTGGCGGAATCGGATACGAAAAATAGTGCGAATCAAATTACACTACTTAGAGACTCCGATCAAGATGGTACGGTTGACGAGCGCCATATTTTTAAGGAGGGATTAAACCAGAACTTTGGAATGTTGGTTATAGATGATTTTTTCTATGTAGCCAATACAAATGGATTATATCGTTACCCGTACAAAGCAGGTCAGGAGAAATTAGAGGGTGATGGTGAAAAAATTGTAGAGCTATCGGCAAGTGGTTACAATAATCATTGGACACGAAATATTATCACGAACCAAGACCGCAATAAAATTTATATCTCCGTTGGCTCTGCAAGTAATGTGGGGGAACAAGGAATGGAAAAGGAAGAACGCCGCGCAAATATTCTGGAGGTAAATTTAGACGGAACAGGAGAAATTATATATGCAGCTGGCTTAAGAAACCCGGTTGGTATGGACTGGAACCCGGTTACGGGAGAGTTGTGGACTGCCGTAAACGAACGTGATAAAATAGGGAATAATCTAGTGCCCGATTATATTACAAGTGTAGAAAAGGGCGGTTGGTACGGTTGGCCATATAGCTATTATGGTAGTGTTAAAGACCCACGTTGGGAAGATGACCCGCACCAAGATATGGTAGATAAAGCTATTGTTCCAGATGTGCCGGTCGGGAACCATACTGCGTCTTTAGGGCTGACTTTTTACGGAGCGGACCAATTCCCTTCAAAATATAAGAACGGAGCTTTTGTGGGTCAGCACGGTTCATGGAATAGGGCGGTTTTTTCTGGCTATAAAGTAATTTTTGTGCCATTTGTAGATGGTAAACCACAACCACCAGAAGATTTTTTGAATGGTTTTATAGCGGACGAAGAAGCGAGTGAGGTGTATGGAAGACCGGTATGTGTGGCAGTTGCAACAGATGGTGCGCTTCTGGTTAATGATGATGACGGTGGGATTATATGGCGAATTGCAGCCAAATAA
- the dtd gene encoding D-aminoacyl-tRNA deacylase, which produces MRAIIQRVSSASVTVESKTISEIQNGLLILLGIEDADGPEDIEWLSRKIVNLRIFNDSEGVMNESLKAVNGDAIVVSQFTLHAATKKGNRPSYIKASKPDVAIPLYEKFITQIELDLGKNVGTGVFGADMKVQLLNDGPVTIAIDTKNRE; this is translated from the coding sequence ATGCGAGCCATTATTCAAAGAGTCTCTAGTGCCAGTGTAACGGTAGAGAGCAAGACAATTTCAGAAATACAAAACGGACTTTTAATTTTATTGGGCATAGAAGATGCAGATGGTCCGGAAGATATAGAATGGTTATCAAGAAAAATCGTAAACCTTAGAATTTTTAATGATTCCGAAGGCGTCATGAACGAGTCCCTCAAAGCTGTAAACGGAGACGCTATTGTCGTTAGTCAGTTTACCTTGCATGCTGCTACAAAGAAAGGGAATCGACCTTCATATATTAAGGCTTCAAAGCCAGATGTAGCGATTCCTTTGTACGAAAAATTTATCACACAAATTGAACTCGATTTAGGGAAAAATGTAGGAACTGGAGTTTTTGGTGCTGATATGAAGGTGCAATTGTTAAATGATGGTCCAGTAACCATTGCTATAGATACGAAAAACAGGGAATAA
- a CDS encoding SIMPL domain-containing protein (The SIMPL domain is named for its presence in mouse protein SIMPL (signalling molecule that associates with mouse pelle-like kinase). Bacterial member BP26, from Brucella, was shown to assemble into a channel-like structure, while YggE from E. coli has been associated with resistance to oxidative stress.) produces MKKLITSITLIAFSFMTFAQNNFQNNINVNGSHEYSISPEYSSKMIVSLTNVYYDAQTMSLEEVKSGYRGKLEKAGINLNQLKERPLYYALLGYEKEGTVIEFKTKSLEEMQKFLNVKAIGVTRSDTNLNAQLSDKQMADYAKLAFDDAKAKATAIAQKIGRKIGKAIYISDTNLEKITESMYYGNTEQKRAYLISASFELL; encoded by the coding sequence ATGAAAAAATTAATAACAAGCATTACATTAATAGCATTTTCATTTATGACTTTCGCACAGAATAATTTTCAAAACAACATCAACGTAAACGGCTCACACGAATACAGTATTTCGCCTGAATACTCAAGTAAAATGATTGTAAGCCTAACGAACGTATACTATGATGCTCAGACCATGAGTCTTGAAGAAGTAAAATCTGGTTACCGTGGAAAGTTAGAAAAAGCCGGTATAAATTTAAATCAACTTAAAGAAAGACCATTATACTATGCCCTTTTAGGCTATGAGAAAGAAGGAACTGTGATTGAGTTTAAAACAAAATCTCTTGAAGAAATGCAAAAGTTCCTTAATGTAAAAGCTATTGGGGTTACGCGTTCAGATACTAATCTTAATGCTCAATTAAGTGATAAGCAGATGGCAGATTATGCAAAACTGGCTTTTGACGATGCTAAGGCCAAAGCAACTGCTATTGCTCAAAAAATTGGACGTAAAATAGGTAAGGCTATTTATATTAGCGATACCAACTTAGAGAAAATCACAGAATCTATGTACTACGGAAATACCGAACAGAAGCGAGCATATTTAATTTCTGCTTCCTTTGAATTATTGTAA
- a CDS encoding nucleotide pyrophosphohydrolase, whose amino-acid sequence MSIKKSQEQVDKWINEHGVRYFNELTNMAQLTEEVGEVARIIARRYGEQSEKESDKNKDLGEELADVLFVTLCLANQTGVDLQEAFDKKLDLKTKRDHDRHHNNEKLK is encoded by the coding sequence ATGAGTATAAAAAAATCTCAAGAACAGGTAGATAAATGGATAAATGAGCACGGTGTGCGTTATTTTAATGAACTCACTAATATGGCCCAACTTACGGAAGAAGTAGGTGAGGTGGCTCGTATTATAGCTCGTAGGTATGGCGAACAAAGTGAAAAGGAGTCCGATAAAAATAAAGACCTTGGAGAAGAATTAGCAGATGTTCTTTTTGTTACCCTTTGCTTGGCGAACCAAACAGGTGTAGATCTACAAGAAGCGTTTGACAAAAAACTCGATTTGAAAACAAAACGAGATCATGACCGTCATCACAACAATGAAAAGCTGAAATAG